In Telopea speciosissima isolate NSW1024214 ecotype Mountain lineage chromosome 10, Tspe_v1, whole genome shotgun sequence, the DNA window ACATGTCTAGGAGCTTGGCCATGTGTTGGAAACGCGTGGGAGCATCATTAGGATCAACATTTCCGTATTTTATgagggtggggtgatcattttgctcATTTCTGTGTCTAGGTGTAACCCACACCGTTTGGGAATTTTttctcaaaacagaaaaaaaaaaattacataagtAAAATTACAATTTACATGATTACCCCTTATATTTCCTTCAGTTCACACCATTTGATATGATAAGCTAGTGAGCTCAGCGGCTCGTGATGTGATCAGAGCTATTCTTGGGAATCTGGAGTCTGGATTCAGACCaggttttttcccctttaagTTATTAAAAGTCTTTCAGTCTTATCACTTATCTCATCTCACCCAAATGGAGTAAACGAAAATCCCAAAATTAAAACCGAAATAAAAGGGCGGGGAAAGAGCGAAGCTTCCTGGAAGCTCACTATGGCACTCTCAACACACCCATTTAACAACCGCTCCATCCCCCCTCTTTCCTCtcagaaatttcttcttcttcttcttcttcttcttcttcttcgttgtGTCCCTTGCTTCTCCTTCGTTTccgctctcttcttcttcttcttcacattctGGCTTCCGCCATGAAATTCATCCCAAAAAGCCTCTTCCGGTCCGTGTCCAAGAAGAGCCGATCGATATCCCGGTCGGACCCTCTATCGTTCAACTCAGGCATCtcgtcttcttctacttcttcgtCAGATTCATCCTCATCGACCCACCTCAAAGaaggcggtggtggtggtggtggtggtggtggtccagGTACACCAACTAGTGTTCTTCCTTCTCACACACAACAACATGTATCGGGAGATTGGTCCGATTTACCGGTCGATACGACCGTTGAGCTGGTTCAGTCCTTTAAGCTCGTCGACAGAGACGGTGACGGAAAGATAACAAAGCATGACCTGGAGGCGCTGCTGGTTCGGCTCGGCATGGCGCCGG includes these proteins:
- the LOC122641439 gene encoding probable calcium-binding protein CML36, which encodes MKFIPKSLFRSVSKKSRSISRSDPLSFNSGISSSSTSSSDSSSSTHLKEGGGGGGGGGGPGTPTSVLPSHTQQHVSGDWSDLPVDTTVELVQSFKLVDRDGDGKITKHDLEALLVRLGMAPESEEELSMMLMDIDRDGDGCISLEEFGAISSVFGPACGSELHDAFNFFDADRDGKISAEELLKGFLAIGDDRCTLEDCRRMIDGVDTNGDGFVCFDDFSRMMEQQRC